A DNA window from Christiangramia salexigens contains the following coding sequences:
- a CDS encoding macro domain-containing protein, with amino-acid sequence MLIWLYNIEIEVVRGDIIAQKDIEAIVNAANANLFPGGGVAGAIHKAAGSQLYEECRSLAPILPGEAVITRAFDLPNKFVIHCLGPVYGKDKPEEELLASCYSNSFRLCEENKISSIAFPAISTGIFGYPPKEAVSVVFNTLLKEIKTLKHLKKIKFVLFSESDLRLYEAKLKEIEADRPI; translated from the coding sequence ATGTTAATATGGCTTTATAATATTGAAATTGAGGTTGTAAGAGGAGATATAATTGCGCAGAAGGATATTGAGGCTATTGTAAATGCCGCTAATGCTAATCTATTTCCTGGCGGGGGTGTAGCCGGTGCTATTCATAAAGCAGCCGGAAGCCAATTATACGAAGAGTGCAGGTCTCTTGCTCCAATCTTGCCCGGGGAAGCAGTAATCACAAGGGCTTTTGACTTGCCAAATAAATTTGTGATCCATTGTCTTGGACCTGTTTATGGAAAAGATAAGCCCGAAGAAGAATTACTGGCATCATGTTATAGTAATAGCTTCAGACTTTGCGAAGAAAATAAGATCTCATCCATAGCATTTCCGGCTATCTCAACCGGAATTTTTGGATACCCTCCCAAGGAGGCGGTAAGTGTTGTTTTCAATACGCTTTTAAAGGAGATCAAGACCCTGAAACATCTCAAAAAGATTAAATTTGTGTTGTTCAGCGAAAGCGATCTTAGGCTTTACGAAGCAAAGCTTAAAGAAATTGAAGCTGACCGACCAATTTAA